The Thermoleophilaceae bacterium genomic sequence TAGAGCACCTGCAGGAGCCCCCAGGCGGAGACGATCGCCCACACGCCCTCGAGCAGCAGGAAGCCGAACTGGCTGTCGAGCGCGGCGAGCACAGCAAGGATCGCCGAGCCCACGAGGTTGAGAACCAGATACGTGCGCGACTGCGTGCGCAGCAGCCCGAACTGCGCTCCGGCGAAGCCGGCGAGGACACACAGCGCGCCCGCTATTTGAATGACTTGGGTCACTGGCGCTCCAATGATTCAGCCCACATGATCAGCTCCTCCGCGAGCTCGTCGGTCAGCCCGCTGTGCGACTCGGTGCGCACCAGAAGGGTCGGCTCGTCGCGTTCCGCGGCCCAGCGCTCGCACTGCTCGTCGAGGAAGTCGTCCACCCACGCGGCCGGCCGCCCCCGCGCGTAAGTGTCGATCGCCGCGAGCTTCCAATGGGCGGAGCCGAAGACCGCGTCGGCGCCAAAGGTGATCACCGGCAGCTCGGGCACGTCGAGCCGCAGCAGATGGGGGAGGTACTCGTTGGCCTTCTCCTCCCAGCCGGTGGCCCACACGAGCTCATAGCGCTCGCTCAGGCGTGTCAGACGAGGTCCACAGGCCTCGTTGATGCAGTGCATCACGCCATCCACGAAATGAAAGCTGCCCGGAGGGGGATCCGCCGGCGAAAAGCCGAACAGGCTTATGACGCCGTCCACGTCTACGAACAAAACAGGCTGTTTGCTGCGGGATTGGTTCATCTGTTTGGCAAAGACTTAACTTGGGGAACAAGTCAGCCACGGGGAAAGCAGCTATCGTCCTCCTCCCGGGGGCGCGCCGCGCTCAAGCTGGAAGGCTCACGAGCCGATAGCTCGAATAGCGGCAGGGAGTTGTCGCCTCCATCTTTATGACAGTAGAACTGGGCATTCTGCTGGCGCTCTTTTGTGCGCTGGCCACCAATCTTGGCTTCCTCTGGAAGCACCGGGGCGCATGCGCGGCTCCCGACGTCGACGTCCGGCACCCGTTCCGGAGCGCCCGACAGCTCTACAGCTCCAAGTGGTTCGCGCTCGGCATGGTCGTGGCCACGGGCGCCTGGGGCTTCCACGTCGCGGCGATGGCCCTCGCACCCCTCTCGATCGTCCAGACGGTGATCTCGGGCGGCCTCGTGTTCCTCACGGTGCTGGCCGAGCGCTACTTCGGCTTCGAGGTGGGCAAGCGGCAGCTGATCGGTGTGGGCCTGATGGCCGCCGGCCTCGTGCTTCTCACGCTCACGCTGCCCCACACGGGCGGCGCGCACTCCCACTACTCGCGCGTGGCGATGGCCGCGTTCGAGTCGGGCCTCCTCTTCGTGGGCACGATGATGGTGCTCTCGCCGAAGCTTGGCGCGCCTCACGAGCATCACGGCCTCTTCCTCGGCGCCGCCTCGGGCATCCTCTTCGGCGTCTCCGACGTGGCTATCAAGGCGCTCACGGGCGCGATTGGGCACGCCGGCGTGATGGGCCTCGTCTCACCCTGGCTCGCCGTGACCCTCGCCGCCTCGGTGATCGCGTTCTACGCCTCCGCACGCGGCCTCCAGGTCGGCGATCCGGTGCCAGTGATCACCCTCACCAGCGCCGGCGCGAACGTGTCCGCGATTGCGGGCGGCATCATCGTCTTCGGCGACCCGATCGCCACACACCCGCTCGGGATCGTGCTCCAGAGCGTGGCCTTCATCCTGGTGATCGCGGCAGCCGCCGTGATGCCGGCGCCGATGCGCGCCGTGGAAGCAGCGCCGGCTACGGCGTAGCCGCCCTGCAATTCCGCAACTCCGCAACTCCGCTTGCTTTGCACGGCGAGACTCGTCGCTAGAGCTCGCTGCTAGCATCCCGCGCCGTGCCAAGCATCAATCAGTTGGTTCGCAAGGGCCGCAAGAAGCCCAAGAAGAAGGTGGCCACGCCGGGCCTCAAGTCCGGCCAGGGTCGCAAGAAGCGCCTCGCCGCGCCTCAGCGCCGCGGCGTCTGCACGCGCGTCTACACCACCACCCCCAAGAAGCCGAACTCCGCGCTGCGCAAGGTCGCGCGCGTGCGGCTCACCAACGGGATGGAGGTCACCTCCTACATCCCGGGCGAGGGGCACAACCTGCAGGAGCACTCGGTGGTCCTCGTTCGAGGCGGCCGTGTGAAGGATCTTCCGGGCGTCCGCTACAAGGTCGTCCGCGGCACCCTCGACGCCGCCGGAGTGAGCGACCGCAAGAAGGCGCGCTCCCAGTACGGCGTCAAGGCGAAGTAAGAAGAGATGCCGCGTAGAGCAGCAGCAGGCATTCGCCCCATCGAGCCGGACCCGGTCTACAACTCGCGGCTCGTCCAGCAGATCATCAACAAGGTGATGGTCTCCGGGAAGAAGTCGCTGTCGGAGCGGATCGTGTACGACGCGCTCGACATCCTCTCGAGGCGCTCCAACAAGGAGCCTGTGGAGTCGCTCGAGCAGTCGATCGCCGCGCTCACCCCCAACCTCGAGGTGCGCTCCCGCCGCGTCGGCGGTGCCACCTACCAGGTGCCGGTTGAAGTCCCCGCCCGCCGCGCCCGCACGCTCGCGGTGCGCTGGCTCGTCGAGTTCTCCCGCGGTCGCCGCGAGAAGACGATGGCGGAGCGTCTCGCCGGCGAGCTCCTCGACGCTCAGTCGGAGCAGGGCGGCGCCTACAAGCGCAAGGAAGACATCTACCGGATGGCGCAGGCCAACAAGGCCTTCGCCCACTACCGCTGGTAGCCCCGACGGCGATAGCCGGCGCATGCCGGCGTCCTCGGTCGGCCGCGGGCTAGTCGCCCAGCCGCCTCCCTGCGTCCTTGGCCTGCCTGGCTCTCGCCGCCGGGCCCAGCGGCCTCCCTGCGTCCTTGCGGACCTTGGTTTTCGCACCCAGTTACCAGCGGGGCGTTCAACCCTCGCTTGACCTGGGGATTCGGTAGGGGTTTACTCCCTCGCCGGGAGGGGTGCGTGATGGACGGGGCGAAGCGCGTCGAGGCGGTGCGCCGCATCTTCGAGAGCGGCCAGGACTACATCAATGGCGACCGCGAGGAGTTCGAGGCCGCCGTGGCGGAACATTGTGCGGAGGACGTCCTCGTGGTGCCGTCGTCCGCGCTCGCGTCGGGAAACGTCGGCCCGTTCAGGGGCCACGAGGGAGTACTGAGCCAGCAGGAGGCGGTGGCCCGCCGATGGGCCGACTTCAGCCTGATGGTCGACGACTACGTCGAAGTGCCGCCGGACACGGTCGTGCTGCTCGGACGCGTGAGGGCCAGGCGCGGCGACGGCTCGGGCTATGCCGTCGAGCTCGGCATCATCAACCGCTTCGAGG encodes the following:
- the rpsL gene encoding 30S ribosomal protein S12, with the translated sequence MPSINQLVRKGRKKPKKKVATPGLKSGQGRKKRLAAPQRRGVCTRVYTTTPKKPNSALRKVARVRLTNGMEVTSYIPGEGHNLQEHSVVLVRGGRVKDLPGVRYKVVRGTLDAAGVSDRKKARSQYGVKAK
- the rpsG gene encoding 30S ribosomal protein S7; this encodes MPRRAAAGIRPIEPDPVYNSRLVQQIINKVMVSGKKSLSERIVYDALDILSRRSNKEPVESLEQSIAALTPNLEVRSRRVGGATYQVPVEVPARRARTLAVRWLVEFSRGRREKTMAERLAGELLDAQSEQGGAYKRKEDIYRMAQANKAFAHYRW
- a CDS encoding HAD domain-containing protein; the protein is MNQSRSKQPVLFVDVDGVISLFGFSPADPPPGSFHFVDGVMHCINEACGPRLTRLSERYELVWATGWEEKANEYLPHLLRLDVPELPVITFGADAVFGSAHWKLAAIDTYARGRPAAWVDDFLDEQCERWAAERDEPTLLVRTESHSGLTDELAEELIMWAESLERQ
- a CDS encoding nuclear transport factor 2 family protein produces the protein MDGAKRVEAVRRIFESGQDYINGDREEFEAAVAEHCAEDVLVVPSSALASGNVGPFRGHEGVLSQQEAVARRWADFSLMVDDYVEVPPDTVVLLGRVRARRGDGSGYAVELGIINRFEDGRIAEIHSYQSKARALDEAGASRLPGRPGSDEQP